The following coding sequences lie in one Chelonia mydas isolate rCheMyd1 chromosome 6, rCheMyd1.pri.v2, whole genome shotgun sequence genomic window:
- the LOC122466319 gene encoding syncytin-2-like translates to MVCLGVLSLFPSPVQGWEGNSFLNLTRAIKQGVNQMQCWIGIHTPTYLGQGVLLVGVPIPLNRTLQAKLWANTTFNWNVTIQIWSINMVAQGNYALCVSRRKGIENTVFVGNFVGCKDTTQISSGAGGPSTYSRAPWPVPEGSGWYWLCNHTAYKVLPAGWCGTCTLGAIVPTVTVHQNLTRGEIRNLVWRDRRSIPLNPLPQQSKGFHSFVRWFLPWLKVSELEKAIVNISAALELMANATADALSALQIEVTQLSQTTLQNRLALDYLLANQGGVCALVNSSCCVFVNQHHRVETDIHILKQQAALFHRINLDTTSAGFQEVWDWLTAWLPDVGTWGRRILYLLFFDCYCFCVIFCMPAICAVGSC, encoded by the coding sequence atggtttgcctgggggtcctctccctattcccaagtccagtacaaggatgggagggcaatagcttcTTGAATTTAACCCGTGCTATCAAACAGGGTGTAAATCAAATGCAGTGTTGGATTGgtattcatacccccacataTTTAGGTCAGGGGGTCCTGTTGGTAGGGGTACCTATCCCCCTTAATCGAACACTCCAAGctaagctatgggcaaacactacatttaactggaatgttacaatccaaatatgGTCTATTAATATGGTGGCTcagggtaattatgctttatgtgtgtcacgacgtaagggcatagaaaatacagtttttgtagggaattttgtggggtgcaaggacaccacccaaatcagctctggtgcaggaggcccctctacctactccagagccccgtggccagtccccgaggggtctggctggtattggttatgcaatcacacagcctataaggttctcccagcaggatggtgtggtacatgtaccttaggggctatagtacccaccgtgacagtacaccagaacctgacccggggagagatccgcaatctagtatggagggaccgacgaagtattcctttaaaccccCTTCCTCAACAGTCcaaaggctttcactcctttgtgcgttggtttctgccatggttgAAAGTAAGCGAGCTGGAAAAAGCTATAGTtaatatttcagctgctttggaactaatggcaaatgctactgcagatgctctatctgcccttcaaattgaagtcacccagctatcccaaactacattgcaaaaccgcctagccctggattatctccttgcaaatcagggtggggtttgtgctctggtcaactcaagctgttgtgtatttgtaaatcagcaccatagggtggaaactgacatccacatcctcaagcaacaggcagccctattccaccGCATCAACCTCGACACTACGAGCGCCGGATTCCAGGAGGTCTGGGACTGGCTCACCGCATGGCTCCCggatgtggggacttggggacggcgtattttgtatttacttttttttgactgttattgtttttgtgttattttttgtatgcctgcaatatgtgctgtcggcagttgctaa